One Echeneis naucrates chromosome 16, fEcheNa1.1, whole genome shotgun sequence DNA window includes the following coding sequences:
- the zcchc14 gene encoding zinc finger CCHC domain-containing protein 14 isoform X3: MVESRSCVQREGVYRWFSFLTSAQRAEFLCGLLDLCVPVELRFLGSCLEDLARKDYHSLRDAEIKANNPADLSGLTNITDEVVRSKLLVSLALLGSDNRDAAGVLYRTLTHTDTVINNYGLALNDGRTEEQFLLLFTMASNHPAFSFHQKQVLRQQLSQIQEILQVSSGGAGESHAAGPAGDRAAVSYVQPHHHYHRQTASLPLAATLSPSACSLPDASAAYLPLSACQPCLSHCTCWQRSQTREASAAAEPGSGTTKGRGDQPVGQDLTPPVQDVPIRPPPPPPLPPPPPPSHLPPSLPAGQALDAATKSHQGKAGKVVIERVILRGVTQKSEDTSEYVFEVSWSDGLMLNVVRTQQEVTELLSRLSQAFPDEGVEKFLPQSTDLDPRSLTALPCHVLQHHSVQMFFTSTRPLSPGCTSSHPSSLPPLPSSPPTVPVAPTCPLTSSSNLGCMVQYRGSSRAVYRVASVQPVVSSHSSVLTRSIPHLSSLPPPPQHSPQLSSLPPPISSLPGQASVVGGGDGSTQLHPQHSQSHPYSQHHLHLQPSSQSSAQPQSLHLSPSQPTSHSPSQSLSYSQPRLQAHTQPPSQPQPTTPEQNGILDWLRKLRLHKYYPVFKQLTMEEFLALTEEDLNKYDLTQGAKKKLKTQLELQKSVGEMKMEKRSCSGIARVTPSSHMGPSGHPSSTAGELRVEVDAVQHHHPVSTDSSSSSGYSSSSCSPRTPLCSDTTFDRGLHRRVSGPDAAVGVPEKDRSCLFILNSSCPAGSSRPTAQVLPVQTDPAPPLPPSCSSQLPFGLPQSTYHPQASYPQTLLSPASNPARILTSPRKPRPPPLCMEDRTKPLGSGVPGAAAGFSPGLGVGVGVGMGVRLENLFPGLSMDSPSALQDSVVCRSLPGGAVGLMVETSSALTSTSNSLHHVSHPPLHFHLSSSSPSPSPSGYYTFPPTSSSSSFLSFSNACPSTKSTSQSGIPGGGGFVSMATASSVPVAAVPGNTYYPPQQTSSPSPSPSSASSLDQSSGHATSVCVCSSCGCRGNCGSYGALPGYAAAGYLQPFSAGPSLFTLGPLLHLSPLLASSSGAGSGAAPFSYPMMMPPPLYRHSPLPHDQQQGFGFYQPHGSMGVGGQKRVAGSLSCYNCGANGHRAEDCKQPPMDSAQQGTFRLKYTPHSDSKDSVD; this comes from the exons ATGGTGGAGAGCCGGAGCTGCGTCCAGAGGGAGGGGGTCTACCGCTGGTTCTCCTTCCTCACCTCGGCCCAGAGAGCCGAGTTCCTCTGCGGGCTGCTGGACCTCTGCGTCCCCGTCGAGCTGCGCTTCCTGGGCTCCTGCCTGGAGGACTTGGCCCGCAAGGACTACCACTCCCTCCGAGATGCGGAGATCAAAGCCAACAACCCGGCCGACCTGTCGGGCCTCACCAACATCACCGACGAGGTGGTCCGCAGCAAACTGCTGGTGTCTCTCGCCCTGCTGGGCTCAGACAACCGGGACGCGGCGGGGGTCCTGTACCGGACCCTGACCCACACCGACACGGTGATCAATAACTACGGACTGGCGCTGAACGACGGCCGGACCGAGGAGcagttcctgctgctcttcaccATGGCATCGAACCACCCGGCCTTCAGCTTCCACCAGAAACAGgtgctgaggcagcagctgagCCAGATCCAGGAGATCCTGCAG gtGAGCAGCGGAGGAGCAGGAGAATCTCACGCAGCCGGGCCTGCTGGGGATCGAGCGGCTGTTTCTTACGTTCAGCCACATCACCACTATCATCGTCAGACCGCATCCCTGCCTCTGGCTGCCACGTTGTCCCCCTCTGCCTGCTCCCTCCCCGATGCCAGCGCCGCCTACCTGCCCCTGTCTGCCTGCCAGCCCTGCCTCTCCCACTGCACCTGCTGGCAAAGG AGCCAGACCAGAGAGGCCAGCGCAGCCGCAGAGCCGGGCTCGGGGACGACCAAGGGACGGGGAGACCAACCAGTCGGTCAAGACCTCACCCCTCCTGTCCAAGACGTCCCTattcgtcctcctcctcctccccccctcccaccaccaccaccaccttctcATCTGCCCCCTTCTCTGCCTGCTGGGCAAGCCCTGGATGCAGCAACAAAGAGCCACCAGGGGAAAGCAGGAAAAG TGGTGATCGAGCGAGTGATACTGAGAGGAGTGACGCAGAAGTCTGAAGACACCAGCGAATACGTGTTCGAG GTGAGCTGGTCTGATGGTTTGATGTTGAACGTGGTCCGAACACAGCAGGAGGTGACGGAGCTGCTGTCCCGG CTGTCACAAGCGTTTCCTGATGAAGGAGTTGAGAAGTTCCTCCCTCAGTCTACAGATCTGGACCCAAG GAGTCTGACAGCGCTTCCCTGCCATGTCCTCCAGCACCACAGCGTCCAGATGTTCTTCACCTCCACCAGGCCTCTCTCACCCGGTTGCACTTCCTCCCACCCATCCTCCTTACCGCCCTTACCCTCCTCCCCGCCCACAGTTCCTGTAGCCCCAACCTGCCCACTCACCTCCAGCTCTA ATCTTGGCTGTATGGTTCAGTACCGAGGATCCAGCAG GGCGGTGTACCGAGTGGCCAGCGTCCAGCCTGTTGTTAGCAGCCACAGCTCTGTGTTGACCCGCTCCATccctcacctctcctccctacctccccctcctcagcaCTCCCCCCAgctgtcctccctccctccccccataTCCTCCCTGCCTGGTCAGGCCTCCGTGGTGGGCGGAGGTGACGGCTCCACCCAGCTGCATCCCCAACACAGTCAGTCGCACCCGTACTCCCaacaccacctccacctgcagccCAGCAGTCAGTCCAGTGCTCAGCCTCAGTCCCTCCACCTGTCTCCCTCCCAGCCGACGTCCCACTCACCTTCCCAGTCCCTTTCGTACTCACAGCCCCGTTTGCAGGCCCACACCCAACCTCCGTCTCAGCCCCAGCCCACCACCCCGGAGCAGAACGGCATCTTGGACTGGCTCCGCAAGCTTCGGCTCCATAAGTACTACCCAGTCTTCAAACAGCTCACTATGGAGGAG TTTTTGGCGCTGACAGAAGAGGATTTAAACAAGTACGATTTGACCCAAGGAGCCAAGAAGAAACTCAAGACCCAGCTAGAGCTGCAAAAGTCAGTAGG GGAGATGAAAATGGAGAAGCGGTCCTGCAGTGGCATTGCCCGGGTTACTCCTTCCAGTCACATGGGACCCTCAGGTCATCCCTCCTCCACGGCAG gaGAGCTGCGGGTGGAGGTGGATGCAGTGCAGCACCATCACCCCGTCtccacagacagcagctcatCCTCAGGCTACTCCAGCTCTTCCTGCTCCCCTCGGACCCCCCTCTGCTCCGACACCACCTTCGACAGGGGCCTTCACAGGC GTGTTTCAGGTCCAGATGCAGCAGTTGGGGTTCCAGAGAAGGACCGGTCCTGCCTCTTCATCCTGAACTCCAGCTGCCCTGCAGGCTCCAGTCGGCCCACCGCCCAGGTTCTGCCCGTCCAAACCgaccctgctcctcctctccctccttcctgctcctcccAGCTGCCCTTTGGTCTCCCGCAGTCAACCTACCACCCTCAGGCCAGCTATCCGCAGACCCTGCTTTCCCCAGCCTCGAACCCGGCGCGTATCCTGACCTCCCCTCGGAAGCCCCGACCCCCTCCGCTGTGCATGGAGGACAGGACTAAGCCTCTGGGCTCGGGTGTGCCCGGAGCAGCTGCAGGCTTCAGCCCGGGGCtcggggtgggggtgggggtggggatgggggTGAGGCTGGAGAACCTGTTCCCCGGCCTGAGCATGGACAGCCCCTCTGCACTCCAGGACTCGGTGGTTTGCCGCAGCCTGCCAGGAGGAGCTGTGGGCCTGATGGTGGAAACCAGTTCTGCTCTGACCTCCACCTCCAACAGCCTCCACCACGTCTCCCACCCGCCTCTCCActtccacctctcctcctcctctccatccccCTCTCCATCCGGGTACTACACTTtccctcccacctcctcttcctcgtccttCTTGTCTTTCTCCAACGCTTGTCCTTCCACAAAATCCACCTCGCAGTCTGGGATTCCTGGCGGTGGTGGTtttgtctccatggcaaccgCCAGCAGTGTTCCTGTGGCTGCAGTACCCGGCAACACTTACTACCCTCCCCAGCAGACCTCCAGCCCCTCCCCTTCCCCGTCATCTGCCTCCTCATTGGATCAAAGTTCAGGTCACGCCACCtccgtgtgtgtttgcagctccTGCGGTTGTCGGGGTAACTGCGGCAGCTACGGGGCGTTGCCTGGATACGCGGCGGCCGGCTACCTGCAGCCCTTTTCAGCCGGCCCCTCCCTCTTCACTCTGGGTCCCCTGCTTCATCTCAGCCCCCTGTTGGCTTCCTCCAGCGGCGCCGGCAGCGGAGCCGCACCCTTTTCCTACCCGATGATGATGCCTCCACCCCTGTACCGTCACAGCCCTTTGCCACATGATCAACAGCAAGGCTTCGGCTTCTACCAGCCCCACGGCAGCATGGGAGTTGGAGGCCAGAAACGAGTGGCAGGCAGCCTGTCCTGTTACAACTGTGGCGCCAAcggacacagagcagaggactGCAAACAGCCGCCCATGGATTCAGCACAGCAAG GGACGTTCCGGCTGAAGTACACTCCTCACTCTGACAGTAAGGACTCAGTGGACTAA